A single window of Usitatibacter rugosus DNA harbors:
- a CDS encoding beta-ketoacyl-ACP reductase, with translation MTKRIALVTGGMGGLGEAICMKLAKMGIQVVVTYSPGNTKHAEWLKDMKSHGLDFTAYACDVSDFDSCASMVGKVTKELGPIDILINNAGITRDMTFKKMTKVDWDAVITTNLDSVFNVTKPVVDGMVERGWGRVINVSSVNGQKGAFGQTNYSAAKAGMHGFSKALALEVARKGVTVNTISPGYIGTKMVMAIPKEVLDSKIIPQIPVGRLGKPEEVAGLCAYLASDEAAFLTGANIAINGGQHMF, from the coding sequence ATGACGAAGCGCATCGCACTGGTGACGGGCGGCATGGGAGGCCTCGGCGAGGCCATCTGCATGAAGCTCGCCAAGATGGGCATCCAGGTGGTCGTCACCTACTCGCCGGGCAACACCAAGCACGCGGAGTGGCTGAAGGACATGAAGAGCCACGGACTCGACTTCACCGCGTATGCCTGCGACGTCTCCGACTTCGACTCCTGCGCGTCGATGGTCGGCAAGGTGACGAAGGAGCTCGGCCCCATCGACATCCTCATCAACAACGCCGGCATCACGCGCGACATGACCTTCAAGAAGATGACGAAGGTCGACTGGGACGCGGTGATCACCACCAACCTCGACAGCGTCTTCAACGTGACCAAGCCCGTGGTCGACGGCATGGTCGAGCGCGGCTGGGGCCGGGTGATCAACGTGTCTTCCGTGAACGGGCAGAAGGGCGCCTTCGGCCAGACCAATTACTCGGCGGCCAAGGCCGGCATGCACGGGTTTTCGAAGGCGCTGGCGCTGGAAGTCGCGAGGAAGGGCGTGACCGTGAACACGATCTCGCCCGGCTACATCGGGACGAAGATGGTGATGGCGATCCCGAAGGAAGTGCTCGACTCGAAGATCATCCCGCAGATCCCGGTGGGCCGGCTCGGCAAGCCCGAGGAGGTCGCCGGTCTTTGCGCCTACCTGGCCTCGGATGAGGCGGCGTTCCTGACGGGCGCGAATATCGCGATCAATGGCGGGCAGCACATGTTTTGA
- a CDS encoding PHA/PHB synthase family protein, giving the protein MSPLPDPPATTPGETPTQQVMSAFAQTWGTWMESLAARPDTFAGLQRRYFEDQFRIWQQTFGHPEKPGDPPLDKRFSAPEWNQHPVFRYYRDAYLAGSKAMMESVESATLDDETKQRMRFAMKQYLDAMSPSNFLLTNPEALKEAAESGGDTLQKGYANLLADLAKGRVSMTDESAFELGKNVATTKGSVVFENELVQLIQYAPLTAQVYERPIVLVPPAINKFYIMDLQPENSLVRYLIEQGHTVFMVSWRNVKEAQGSLTWDDYIGEGILASLEAAKKITKADKVNALGFCVGGTLLASGLAVMEAKKRSIVESVTLLTTLLDFRDVGEIRVFLDQSFVDKREAQLSGGGIVPGRELASSFSFLRANDLVWSYVVNNYLRGKSPPAFDLLYWNSDSTNLPGPMYAYYIRNTYLENKLAQPDALTTCGVPVSLKRIKIPAFVFSAREDHIVPWKGGFESARCLGGPVTFVLGASGHIAGTINPASKGKRSFWSNAKLGVDPQRWLEGAKETPGSWWGTWSKWLAPYGGRKIKARKALGDARHKPIEPAPGRYVKERAE; this is encoded by the coding sequence ATGTCCCCGCTTCCCGATCCCCCCGCAACGACCCCGGGTGAAACGCCGACCCAGCAGGTGATGTCGGCGTTCGCGCAGACCTGGGGCACGTGGATGGAATCGTTGGCCGCGCGCCCGGACACGTTCGCGGGCCTGCAGCGGCGCTACTTCGAGGACCAGTTCCGCATCTGGCAGCAGACGTTCGGGCATCCCGAGAAGCCTGGGGATCCGCCCCTGGACAAGCGCTTCAGCGCCCCGGAGTGGAACCAGCACCCGGTCTTTCGCTACTACCGCGATGCCTACCTCGCCGGCTCGAAGGCGATGATGGAATCGGTGGAATCCGCCACCCTCGACGACGAGACGAAGCAGCGCATGCGCTTCGCGATGAAGCAGTACCTGGACGCGATGTCGCCTTCCAACTTCCTGTTGACCAACCCCGAGGCGCTGAAGGAGGCCGCGGAGAGCGGCGGGGACACGCTGCAGAAAGGCTACGCGAACCTGCTCGCGGACCTCGCGAAGGGCCGCGTGTCGATGACCGACGAGTCGGCTTTCGAGCTCGGCAAGAACGTCGCGACCACGAAAGGCTCGGTCGTCTTCGAGAACGAGCTGGTGCAGCTGATCCAGTACGCGCCGCTCACCGCGCAGGTCTACGAGCGGCCGATCGTGCTGGTGCCGCCCGCGATCAACAAGTTCTACATCATGGACCTGCAGCCCGAGAACTCCCTCGTGCGCTACCTGATCGAGCAGGGCCACACGGTCTTTATGGTCTCGTGGCGCAACGTGAAGGAAGCCCAGGGCTCTCTCACCTGGGACGACTACATCGGCGAGGGCATCCTCGCGAGCCTCGAGGCCGCGAAGAAGATCACGAAAGCGGACAAGGTGAATGCGTTGGGCTTCTGCGTCGGCGGCACGCTCCTCGCCTCGGGCCTCGCGGTCATGGAGGCGAAGAAGCGCTCCATCGTCGAGAGCGTGACGCTCCTCACCACGCTGCTGGATTTCCGCGACGTGGGCGAGATCCGCGTCTTCCTCGACCAGAGCTTCGTGGACAAGCGCGAGGCGCAGCTCTCCGGCGGCGGCATCGTTCCTGGGCGCGAGCTCGCCAGCTCGTTCTCCTTCCTGCGCGCCAACGACCTCGTGTGGTCGTACGTGGTGAACAACTATCTGCGCGGCAAGTCGCCCCCGGCGTTCGATCTCCTGTACTGGAACTCGGATTCCACGAACCTTCCGGGCCCGATGTATGCCTACTACATCAGGAACACGTATCTCGAGAACAAGCTCGCCCAGCCCGATGCGCTCACGACGTGCGGCGTGCCGGTGAGCCTGAAGCGCATCAAGATCCCCGCGTTCGTGTTCTCGGCGCGCGAGGACCACATCGTCCCCTGGAAGGGCGGCTTCGAAAGCGCGCGCTGCCTCGGCGGGCCTGTGACGTTCGTGCTCGGCGCCTCCGGGCACATCGCGGGCACGATCAACCCGGCCTCGAAGGGCAAGCGCAGCTTCTGGAGCAACGCGAAGCTGGGCGTGGATCCGCAGCGCTGGCTGGAAGGCGCGAAGGAAACGCCGGGCAGCTGGTGGGGCACGTGGTCGAAGTGGCTCGCTCCATACGGCGGGCGCAAGATCAAGGCACGCAAGGCACTGGGCGACGCGCGGCACAAGCCGATCGAGCCCGCGCCGGGTCGGTACGTCAAGGAACGCGCCGAATAG
- a CDS encoding ZIP family metal transporter — MSTLGWILLSCVAGGALSIAIAAAVAFRVEARWISTLVSYAVGALLGAVFLDIIPHLFENNAHPGATAGLLLAGILVFFVLEKALLWRHHHHHGGDDESEHGHGAHDHGRSGWMIVFGDSFHNFTDGVIIAGAFLADIRLGITTSLAIIAHEIPQEIGDFLILLHSGFSKKKALLLNLFSSLATVVGALLGYVMLYNARDWVPAMLALAAASMIYVAVADLIPGLHKKADLRETGMQILFILLGVGSIALVHELAGH; from the coding sequence ATGAGCACGCTGGGCTGGATCCTCCTGTCCTGCGTCGCCGGCGGCGCGCTCTCGATCGCCATCGCGGCGGCCGTGGCCTTCCGCGTGGAGGCGCGCTGGATCAGCACGCTGGTGAGCTACGCGGTCGGCGCGCTGCTGGGCGCGGTGTTCCTCGACATCATTCCGCACCTCTTCGAGAACAACGCGCACCCGGGCGCCACGGCGGGGCTGCTGCTGGCCGGCATCCTGGTGTTCTTCGTGCTCGAGAAGGCACTGCTCTGGCGCCACCATCACCACCATGGCGGCGACGACGAGTCGGAGCACGGCCACGGCGCCCACGACCACGGGCGCTCGGGCTGGATGATCGTGTTCGGCGATTCGTTCCACAACTTCACCGACGGCGTGATCATCGCGGGCGCGTTCCTGGCCGACATCCGGCTGGGCATCACCACGTCGCTTGCCATCATCGCCCACGAGATCCCGCAGGAGATCGGCGATTTCCTGATCCTGCTGCACTCCGGGTTCAGCAAGAAGAAGGCCCTGTTGCTGAATCTCTTCTCGAGCCTGGCCACGGTGGTGGGCGCGCTGCTGGGCTACGTCATGCTTTACAACGCTCGGGACTGGGTGCCGGCGATGCTGGCGCTGGCCGCGGCGAGCATGATCTATGTCGCGGTGGCCGACCTCATTCCCGGGCTGCACAAGAAGGCCGACCTCCGCGAGACCGGCATGCAGATCCTGTTCATCCTGCTCGGTGTAGGAAGCATCGCACTCGTGCACGAGCTTGCGGGGCATTGA
- the pgeF gene encoding peptidoglycan editing factor PgeF → MMPREWIVPDWPAPERVRAFATTRHGGVSEGPYGSFNLRASGSDKPEHVARNREILRENLPEMPHWLVQKHTVDVVRWQAERHPESAVADGAVTSVPGRVCSVLTGDCMQLLLCNDEGTQVGAVHAGWRGMAAGVLENGVRALGVDPKSVMAWMGPTIGQDAFEVGPEVLEAFRAGHPDAPEAFRPGKPGKLHADLYRLARQRLALAGVTRVYGGGYCTYTETGRFFSYRREKESGRMGSFIWIGR, encoded by the coding sequence ATGATGCCGCGTGAATGGATCGTGCCCGACTGGCCCGCGCCGGAGCGCGTGCGCGCGTTCGCCACGACGCGCCACGGCGGCGTGAGCGAAGGGCCCTATGGAAGCTTCAACCTCCGGGCCTCCGGTAGCGACAAGCCGGAGCACGTCGCGCGCAACCGCGAGATCCTCCGGGAGAATCTCCCCGAGATGCCGCACTGGCTCGTGCAGAAGCACACGGTCGACGTGGTTCGCTGGCAGGCCGAGCGCCATCCCGAATCCGCCGTGGCCGACGGTGCCGTGACGTCCGTGCCGGGCCGCGTGTGCTCGGTGCTCACCGGAGACTGCATGCAACTGCTGCTCTGCAACGACGAAGGCACGCAGGTCGGCGCGGTCCATGCCGGCTGGCGCGGGATGGCCGCGGGCGTGCTCGAGAACGGCGTTCGCGCGCTGGGCGTCGATCCGAAGTCCGTGATGGCGTGGATGGGACCGACCATCGGCCAGGACGCCTTCGAGGTCGGGCCCGAGGTGCTCGAGGCTTTCCGTGCCGGGCATCCCGATGCACCCGAGGCCTTCCGCCCCGGGAAGCCGGGTAAGCTGCACGCCGATCTCTACCGCCTTGCACGCCAGCGTCTCGCCCTTGCCGGCGTGACGCGCGTCTACGGCGGCGGATACTGCACCTACACCGAGACCGGGCGGTTCTTCTCCTACCGGCGCGAAAAGGAAAGTGGACGCATGGGTTCCTTCATCTGGATCGGCCGATGA
- a CDS encoding RluA family pseudouridine synthase has product MVNPGSGSANYTAPEAPSPRVRLTIPTELAGLRLDQALAKLLPDHSRSRLSRLIADGHVLVDGESVEGAKRMRSGEHLDVTLVPRPEEESFRAEAVAIALLHEDEDVLVVDKPPGLVVHPGSGNWAGTLLNALLHHAPALKHLPRAGIVHRLDKETSGLLVVAKTEPAQNDLVRQLQARTVKRTYLAVARGKVAEKGTVDAPIGRHPVKRTRMAVVPAGKPAVTHFHVKERLPHHTLIECQLETGRTHQIRVHLASIGHPLEGDPEYGGRGAQRFGRQALHAWKLTFRHPRTGKDVSFESPVPADFRALLEELRAE; this is encoded by the coding sequence ATGGTGAATCCCGGTTCCGGAAGCGCGAATTATACCGCGCCCGAAGCGCCGAGCCCGCGCGTGAGGCTCACGATCCCGACGGAGCTGGCGGGGCTGCGCCTCGACCAGGCGCTGGCGAAGCTGCTGCCCGATCACTCGCGCAGCCGCCTTTCCCGCCTGATCGCCGACGGCCACGTGCTGGTCGACGGCGAGAGCGTGGAAGGCGCCAAGCGCATGCGCAGCGGCGAGCACCTCGACGTGACGCTCGTCCCCCGCCCCGAGGAGGAATCGTTCCGCGCCGAGGCCGTCGCGATCGCGCTCTTGCACGAGGACGAGGACGTGCTGGTGGTCGACAAGCCGCCGGGGCTGGTCGTGCATCCCGGCTCGGGCAACTGGGCCGGCACGCTGCTGAATGCGCTGCTCCACCACGCGCCGGCGCTGAAGCACCTGCCGCGCGCGGGCATCGTGCACCGCCTGGACAAGGAGACGAGCGGGCTGCTCGTCGTCGCGAAGACCGAGCCCGCGCAGAACGACCTCGTGCGCCAGTTGCAGGCGCGCACCGTGAAGCGCACGTACCTCGCGGTGGCGCGCGGCAAGGTGGCCGAGAAGGGTACGGTCGATGCACCCATCGGTCGGCACCCCGTGAAGCGCACGCGCATGGCGGTGGTCCCCGCCGGCAAGCCCGCGGTGACGCACTTCCACGTGAAGGAGCGGCTGCCGCACCACACGCTGATCGAATGCCAATTGGAGACCGGCCGCACGCACCAGATCCGCGTGCACCTGGCCTCGATCGGGCACCCGCTCGAGGGCGATCCGGAATACGGCGGGCGAGGGGCGCAGCGCTTCGGCCGCCAGGCGCTGCATGCGTGGAAGCTCACGTTCCGACATCCGCGCACCGGCAAGGACGTGTCGTTCGAGTCGCCCGTGCCCGCCGATTTCCGTGCCCTGCTCGAGGAGCTGCGAGCCGAATGA
- a CDS encoding outer membrane protein assembly factor BamD gives MNRSVMGLAALALAVLIGGCGWFGDKKDPKKDWGPSEFYGAAKEELNNGNYENAIKLYEQLESKFPFGKFAQQAQMEIAYAYYKLGDSAQALSAIDRFVKLHPNHPNLDYALYLKGLVNFKEDLGPLARVISQDLADRDPKAARESFEVFKELVNRFPESRYAGDSRERMIYLIEALARHEVHVAQYYLKRRAYLASANRAQDVLTRFPQANPEDRRLALGIMVEAYDRMGMGDLRDDAKKVLARNFPNDPLVAEGKNRTTSWWKFWN, from the coding sequence ATGAACCGAAGTGTAATGGGATTGGCCGCGCTGGCCCTGGCCGTGTTGATCGGCGGCTGCGGCTGGTTCGGCGACAAGAAGGACCCCAAGAAGGACTGGGGCCCGTCCGAATTCTATGGCGCGGCCAAGGAAGAGTTGAACAACGGCAACTACGAGAACGCGATCAAGCTCTACGAGCAGCTCGAGTCCAAGTTCCCGTTCGGCAAGTTCGCGCAGCAGGCGCAGATGGAGATCGCCTACGCCTACTACAAGCTCGGCGACTCGGCGCAGGCCCTCTCGGCCATCGACCGCTTCGTGAAGCTCCACCCCAACCATCCCAACCTCGACTACGCCCTGTACCTGAAGGGCCTGGTGAACTTCAAGGAAGACCTGGGGCCGCTCGCCCGCGTGATCAGCCAGGATCTCGCCGACCGGGATCCGAAGGCCGCCCGCGAATCCTTCGAGGTGTTCAAGGAATTGGTGAACCGCTTCCCGGAGAGCCGCTACGCCGGCGATTCGCGCGAACGCATGATCTACCTGATCGAAGCCCTCGCCCGCCACGAAGTGCACGTCGCCCAGTACTACCTCAAGCGCCGCGCCTACCTCGCGTCCGCCAACCGGGCGCAGGACGTGCTGACGCGCTTCCCGCAAGCCAACCCCGAGGACCGCCGCCTCGCGCTGGGCATCATGGTGGAAGCCTACGACCGCATGGGCATGGGCGATTTGCGCGACGACGCGAAGAAGGTCCTCGCGCGCAACTTCCCCAACGACCCGCTCGTCGCCGAGGGGAAGAACCGCACGACTTCGTGGTGGAAATTCTGGAACTGA
- the ppk1 gene encoding polyphosphate kinase 1, with the protein MAKKPPRFEPKRVARLSPEHFLNRELQALEFNRRVLAQAEDKSMPLLERLKFLAIVSSNLDEFFEIRLSGVREQIKLGSSTAEPDGLSPSEVYARVTVSAHALVDRKYALLNNEIFPALAKEGIRFLRRAQWNNAQQEWVKDYFFREMMPLLTPIGLDPAHPFPRVFNKSLNFAVELEGRDAFGRDSRAAIVQAPRALPRVIRIPKGVAQGDNDFVFLTSILHKHVGELFAGMNVLGCYQFRVTRNSDLFVEEEEMKDLRKALQGELPQRHFGDAVRLEVADNMSESMTKFLQEQFGLDETDVYKVNGPVNLVRLMSVPDEVNRPDLLFQPFTAGLPKALAKSSDLFETIRKGDVLLHRPFESFAPVIEFIREAARDPQVIAIKQTVYRTGTDSIIMQTLIDAARAGKEVTVVVELMARFDEEANINWAAKLEEVGAHVVYGVVGHKTHAKMSLVVRREEGRLVRYVHLGTGNYHPRTAKLYTDFDLLTCNEAIGSDVNEVFKQLTGLGKSTKLNHVWQAPFTMHQRVLDAIENETKHAKAGKPARIIAKMNALLEPLVIEALYKASQAGVKVDLIVRGVCALRPGIPKVSENIRVRSVIGRFLEHTRIFHFRNGSEPHVYLSSADWMDRNFFRRIELCFPLTDKKLRSRVVAEGLKSYLEDNTHAWEMQSDGTYTRKKRGKVKARSAQDELLAKLTKR; encoded by the coding sequence ATGGCTAAAAAACCCCCCCGGTTCGAGCCCAAGCGCGTGGCGCGCCTTTCCCCCGAGCATTTCCTGAATCGAGAGCTGCAGGCCCTCGAGTTCAACCGACGCGTCCTGGCCCAGGCCGAGGACAAGTCGATGCCGCTTCTGGAGCGGCTCAAGTTCCTCGCCATCGTCTCGTCCAACCTGGACGAGTTCTTCGAGATCCGCCTGTCGGGCGTGCGCGAGCAGATCAAGCTCGGCAGCTCGACCGCCGAGCCCGATGGCCTGTCGCCCTCCGAGGTCTACGCCCGCGTTACCGTCAGTGCCCACGCGCTGGTCGACCGCAAGTACGCTCTGCTGAACAACGAGATCTTCCCGGCGCTGGCGAAGGAAGGCATCCGGTTCCTGCGCCGGGCGCAGTGGAACAACGCGCAGCAGGAATGGGTGAAGGACTATTTCTTCCGCGAGATGATGCCGCTGCTGACCCCGATCGGGCTCGATCCGGCGCATCCCTTCCCGCGCGTGTTCAACAAGAGCCTCAATTTCGCGGTGGAGCTGGAAGGGCGCGATGCCTTCGGTCGCGACTCGAGGGCCGCGATCGTGCAGGCTCCGCGGGCACTGCCGCGCGTGATCCGCATTCCCAAGGGCGTGGCCCAGGGCGACAACGACTTCGTCTTCCTCACCTCGATCCTGCACAAGCACGTGGGCGAGCTCTTCGCCGGCATGAACGTGCTGGGCTGCTACCAGTTCCGCGTCACGCGCAACTCCGACCTCTTCGTGGAAGAGGAGGAGATGAAGGACCTGCGCAAGGCCCTGCAGGGGGAATTGCCGCAGCGCCACTTCGGCGACGCCGTGCGCCTCGAAGTCGCCGACAACATGTCGGAGTCGATGACGAAGTTCCTGCAGGAGCAGTTCGGCCTCGACGAGACCGACGTCTACAAGGTGAACGGACCGGTGAACCTGGTCCGCCTGATGAGCGTGCCTGACGAAGTGAATCGCCCGGACCTCCTCTTCCAGCCGTTCACGGCGGGGCTCCCCAAGGCGCTCGCGAAATCCTCCGACCTCTTCGAGACCATCCGCAAGGGCGACGTGCTGCTGCACCGCCCGTTCGAGTCCTTCGCTCCGGTGATCGAGTTCATCCGCGAAGCGGCGCGCGATCCCCAGGTGATCGCGATCAAGCAGACCGTATACCGCACCGGCACCGACTCGATCATCATGCAGACGCTGATCGACGCGGCGCGCGCCGGCAAGGAAGTCACCGTCGTCGTGGAGCTGATGGCGCGCTTCGACGAGGAGGCGAACATCAACTGGGCGGCGAAGCTGGAGGAGGTCGGCGCCCACGTCGTGTACGGCGTGGTCGGCCACAAGACGCACGCCAAGATGTCGCTGGTCGTGCGGCGCGAGGAGGGCCGGCTGGTGCGCTACGTGCACCTCGGCACCGGCAACTACCACCCGCGTACCGCCAAGCTCTACACCGACTTCGATCTCCTCACCTGCAACGAGGCCATCGGCTCGGACGTGAACGAGGTCTTCAAGCAGCTCACGGGCCTCGGCAAGTCCACCAAGCTGAACCATGTCTGGCAGGCGCCGTTCACGATGCACCAGCGCGTGCTGGACGCGATCGAGAACGAGACCAAGCATGCGAAGGCCGGCAAGCCCGCGCGCATCATCGCCAAGATGAACGCGCTGCTGGAGCCGCTGGTGATCGAGGCGCTCTACAAGGCCTCGCAGGCCGGCGTGAAGGTGGACCTCATCGTCCGCGGCGTCTGCGCGCTGCGCCCCGGCATTCCGAAGGTCTCCGAGAACATCCGCGTGCGCTCCGTGATCGGGCGCTTCCTCGAGCACACGCGCATCTTCCATTTCAGGAACGGATCCGAGCCGCACGTGTACCTCTCTTCCGCGGACTGGATGGATCGCAACTTCTTCCGCCGGATCGAGCTGTGCTTTCCGCTCACCGACAAGAAGCTGCGCTCACGCGTGGTGGCCGAAGGCCTCAAGTCCTACCTCGAGGACAACACGCACGCCTGGGAGATGCAGTCCGACGGGACGTACACGCGGAAGAAGCGCGGCAAGGTGAAGGCGCGCAGCGCCCAGGACGAGCTGCTGGCGAAGCTGACGAAGCGCTAG
- the ppx gene encoding exopolyphosphatase: MEYNTLAAVDLGSNSFHLEIGRVVDQQIYPLDSLKETVRLGAGLTDDKKLDATIQEKAITALKRFRERLAGMPPETVRVVGTNTLRVAKNSKEFLARAEGALGFPIEVISGREEARLIYSGVVHSLPLSGQNRLVVDIGGGSTELIIGHKLRPIVMESLYMGCVSYTRRYFPDGKVDKKLLKAAELAAREQVQAIVARYQKTGWKEAVGSSGTARALAEAIRENGHSSGGITDTGLAFLREELLKAGDMKKLSIPGLREERVPVFPGGVVIMSAVFAELELEEMRVADGALRQGVLWDLLGRVHHRDIREVTIEQFVKRYHTDQTQAQRVGHLARALYKQLDPHEGEAEFRKLSFLSWAVELHEIGLTISQAGYHKHSAYVLAYADMPGFSRQEQGWLSNLVLAQRGSLGKMRSPFEDDPDLQDLALALRLAVIFHRSRRTLKLPKMKLEHSPKGYRLEVERGWLEHNTLVVHALQGEHDEWGSIGVSFEFSEKE; the protein is encoded by the coding sequence ATGGAATATAACACCCTCGCCGCCGTCGACCTCGGCTCCAACAGCTTCCACCTGGAGATCGGGCGCGTCGTGGACCAGCAGATCTACCCGCTGGACTCCCTCAAGGAAACCGTGCGCCTCGGCGCCGGCCTCACCGACGACAAGAAGCTCGACGCCACGATCCAGGAGAAGGCGATCACCGCCCTCAAGCGCTTCCGCGAGCGCCTGGCGGGCATGCCGCCCGAGACCGTCCGCGTCGTCGGCACCAATACGCTGCGCGTTGCAAAAAATTCCAAGGAGTTCCTTGCGCGGGCCGAAGGTGCGTTGGGCTTCCCGATCGAGGTCATCTCCGGCCGCGAGGAAGCGCGCCTCATCTACTCGGGCGTGGTCCACTCGCTTCCGCTCTCCGGCCAGAACCGCCTCGTCGTGGACATCGGCGGGGGCTCGACCGAGCTCATCATCGGCCACAAGCTGCGCCCGATCGTGATGGAGAGCCTCTACATGGGCTGCGTGAGCTACACGCGCCGCTACTTCCCCGACGGCAAGGTCGACAAGAAGCTGCTCAAGGCCGCCGAGCTCGCCGCGCGCGAGCAGGTGCAGGCCATCGTCGCCCGCTACCAGAAGACCGGCTGGAAGGAAGCCGTCGGTTCCTCCGGCACGGCGCGCGCGCTGGCCGAGGCGATCCGCGAGAACGGCCACTCCAGCGGCGGCATCACCGACACCGGCCTCGCCTTCCTGCGCGAGGAGCTGCTGAAGGCGGGCGACATGAAGAAGCTCTCGATCCCGGGGCTGCGCGAGGAGCGCGTGCCCGTGTTCCCCGGCGGCGTCGTGATCATGTCCGCCGTGTTCGCCGAGCTCGAGCTGGAAGAGATGCGCGTGGCCGACGGAGCGCTGCGCCAGGGCGTCCTGTGGGACCTCCTGGGCCGCGTCCACCATCGCGACATCCGCGAGGTGACGATCGAGCAGTTCGTGAAGCGCTATCACACCGACCAGACGCAGGCGCAACGCGTCGGCCACCTGGCACGCGCGCTCTACAAGCAGCTCGATCCGCACGAAGGCGAGGCGGAGTTCCGCAAGCTCTCGTTCCTGTCGTGGGCGGTGGAGCTCCATGAGATCGGCCTCACCATCTCGCAGGCCGGATACCACAAGCACTCGGCCTACGTGCTCGCCTATGCGGACATGCCGGGCTTCTCGCGCCAGGAGCAGGGCTGGCTCTCCAACCTGGTGCTCGCGCAGCGCGGCAGCCTGGGCAAGATGCGCTCGCCCTTCGAGGACGACCCGGACCTCCAGGACCTCGCCCTGGCGTTGCGCCTCGCGGTCATCTTCCATCGCAGCCGCCGCACGTTGAAGCTGCCGAAGATGAAGCTCGAGCACTCGCCCAAGGGCTACCGGCTCGAGGTGGAGCGCGGCTGGCTGGAACACAACACGCTCGTGGTGCACGCCCTCCAGGGCGAGCACGATGAGTGGGGCTCGATCGGCGTCTCGTTCGAATTCAGCGAAAAGGAATAG